From the Bacillota bacterium genome, the window CGGCGGTCTCCTGGTGGGCGTTTTCGGCGCGGCTACGACCGTCTCCGTTGACGCCATCTCCTATCTGCTGTCCGTTGGGACCCTTCTGGCCGTCAGGCGTTCATTCCAGTCGACGGGGGCGGGCAAGGAGCCGGGGGCGGGCAAGGAGCGCCCGAAGCCCTTCGTGTCCGCCATGGCGGAAGGCCTCCGTTTTCTCCGCGGACACCGACTCCTACGCTCCCTGGCTGTGGCCGCCGTCCTCCTCAACCTGGCCGGCGGAATGAGCGGCGCGGTCCAGGTGTACCGGATGAAGCAGGAGTTGTCCATCCCCGCCGACGCCGTCGGCCTGGTTTTTGCCGTCGGTGGCTTCGGGTCACTGGCGGCGGCCCTCGTTTCCGAGGCCGTCAGTCGCCGCCTCGCGCTTGGCCGGATACTCTCGTTAGGTCTTGCTTTCATCGCGGTCGGTTGGATCACTCTCGCCTTGGCGAAGGCGCCGACGGTGTTTATGGCCGCGGCCCTCTTGGCCTCCTTCGGTGGCGTGGTCGTGAACATCCAGTCGGCATCACTTAGGCAGGCGACCACCCCCGACCGCCTCCTCGGGCGGGTCACCGGGGCCTTCCGGACGCTGGCCTGGGGGCTCGCCCCTGTAGGGAGTATCGCGGGCGGCTTTATTGCCCAGAACTGGGGGGCGGTGACTACCTTTTGGGCCGCCGCGATCATCTCGTCCTTCGGGCTCGCCTGGATGCAGGCTTCGGGACTTGGCCGGCCGGCTCGATCAGCGAGATCGATGGCCATGCCCCCCCTCCTGGAGGCGTTCGCTTCCCGTCCCCTCCCGACGCATGAGAAAGCCCAGCCCGACAGGACCATGTCGGCTGGGCTTTCTTATCTTGCGAGGACAGACCAATGACTCCGAAAGCGCCCGCTCGCCCGGACCCTATCCCCAGACAGCCACGCCGTTGATGAACACCCCAAGGACGAAAACGGCCAGGAGAATCCGGTGGACACGCTGTTCGAGGCGGAAGAGGAAGGCCTGTTCCAGCGTACGGGCGATCCAGAAGACCAGCATGCCGAGGGCAAAGGCCCGTCCGACGCCGGTTCCCCGAATCTCCGTCGGGTAGAAGAGGTAAAGGTAGGCACTCAGAAGGAAGAAGAGCGTGAGACAGAGATTGAGGGTCTGCATCACCGCTCGGTTGGTGGGAGAGAGTGCCTTCAGCTGTTCCCGCCAGTTGAGCAGCCGCCAGAAAGTCAGGTGAAATAGGCCGAAGCCCAGGTTATAGAGGCCCGAAGCGACCACCCAGATCACAACCGTCCCCCCTTGAAGCAACCAAATTGACCATTGACCCCTTCCAAACCTCACCCTCCAGAGGCCAAGCGCCGGCCCGGCAAATCCCTGCCGGACTGGCTTCGCTTGCGTCGAGCCTAGTTCGCGGTTGACGCCGGCGCCCGATTGGGCGATGACGACTGCAGTCCACCCCCCTTGGGGGTCAACGTCTCCTTGACCTGGAAGCCCAACAGCCCCGCGGCGGGGCCGGCCGTGACGCTCAGGAAGGCAAACGCGGCCAGATCGCCCGAGACGGCCGAGAGCCAGGCAAAGACGGTCGGGCTGAGGAACTTGCCTGTCTGAGAGACCAGCCGCCAGATCCCGAAAAACAGGTCGCGAGCATGGGGCGGGGCGATGTCGGAGCCCAGCGTCTGCATGGACCCGGAGGTCAGACCCTGGGCCTTGTAAACCAGCACCATGGTCACCAGGAAGGTGGAGAACGGCACGCGGATGAAGGTGGTCAGGGCCATGAAGCCAAGCGCCACGCCCAGCAGCGCGAAGCCCGGGACGACCGTCACCACCATCGAAGCCACGCCAAAGCTGACCCCGAACTGCTTGGTGATGGACGGCAGGGCGGGGACCGCGATGTACGCCTTCCACCAGTGTCGCACCTGCTCATCAGGCGATGGTTGCCTCGGTAAGCTCATTGGACGCTGGAAGTCTCCTCGGGAGGCCGTGTCTAGTGCCCGTTCGGGGAGTGCCGGTCCTGGATAACCTTGGTTTCAGCAACCCTGGCTGGTTTCCCTTTTCTGACCGAGCTTCTGTCAGAACACTCAAAAATGTCTCGGCGTGAAAGATCGGCCGTGATTCGGCGCGTGAGCTCGGCTCGGCTTACAAGGCGGAGTGCCCGCCAAGAATGGCCGGATCAAGGGGCGAATTTGGGCAAATTCAGGTCAGGGGGGTTGACAACCCACTTTTGCCGGCATAGGATGTCAGTGACAACTGAAGACGGAACTCCTTGTTAGGTGAGGCTCCGATACGGAGGAAGGCCGCTGCCCGGAAAAGTCGAGAGACTCCAACGGGTGAACAGGTTTCACCGGATTAAGGTGTGACTTAACGCGGTTGAGCGGAACGCTCCAGCTGTATCGTGCCGAAGCTCTTACGAATGAGGAGGCCCCCGTGGTTCGCTTTCTGGGCAAACGTAGGAGACCTCCAATCTCAATTGGTGTAGGTCTCTTTATGTTTTTCATGAAAGGGGGGGATGGCAATGGACCCCGGCGATAGTAGTCAATCAGCGCTGTCAGACAATCAGCGGAACAGTGCATCGATCGCTGTCCGGGGTGCCCTGCCTGCCCCAGCACACTGGCCTTGAGGGTCCAGTCCGGTTGGGAGCGAGGCTTCCCCGCGTGCACTGTCAGCTTGATTGTGCGCGCGGGGTTTTTCGTCTCCCTCGGACTTGATCAGCAAGGAAGGTGAACCCGATGTACCGTCACACTTCCGCGATGGCGGCCGTTGACACTGAACTGCTCCGAAAGGTCGCCGATGCCACCCCGGAAGGGGCGCTGCTCATGCTGGGCAGTGCCCCGCAGGGGCTTACCGACGACCAGGTTGACGAACGGGTGCGGCAATACGGGAAGAATGAAGTCGCCCGCGAGAAGCCGCCGAAATGGTACATCCAGCTCTTGGGGGCTTTCTCCAACCCCTTCAGCGGCATTCTGGTGGTCCTGGGTTGCGCCTCGTATC encodes:
- a CDS encoding MFS transporter; the encoded protein is MSVFGTAITNVAIPWLTLDLTGSAAHAGLMAAAGFVPYLLLILPSGVWVDRLDRRKLMVWADLARAALIGSIPLAGLVGRLAISQLYMVQIGIAACSALFDMGYNACLPNLVHREQLQAANSRLQATDAVAGIAGPALGGLLVGVFGAATTVSVDAISYLLSVGTLLAVRRSFQSTGAGKEPGAGKERPKPFVSAMAEGLRFLRGHRLLRSLAVAAVLLNLAGGMSGAVQVYRMKQELSIPADAVGLVFAVGGFGSLAAALVSEAVSRRLALGRILSLGLAFIAVGWITLALAKAPTVFMAAALLASFGGVVVNIQSASLRQATTPDRLLGRVTGAFRTLAWGLAPVGSIAGGFIAQNWGAVTTFWAAAIISSFGLAWMQASGLGRPARSARSMAMPPLLEAFASRPLPTHEKAQPDRTMSAGLSYLARTDQ